GCCCAAAGATTTCGCCGCGCTCGATCTGAAAGCTGATCGTGTCGGCCGCGGTGAAATCGCCGAACCTCTTGGTAAGCGCGTTGGCTTCGACCAGGATTTGCCGGCCGTTGGCTGCCCGGCGTTCGTCGCGATGATTTACGGTGCTGCCTAACGGCGACTCGATTTTGTGCGCTCCGCCCAGCAGATCGACGAAGGCGTCTTCGAACCGCGGCGGCGTCGGATGGACTTGCAGACCCGGCGTGCCCAGCTCGTTTGCGTCAGGCGGGCGGGCGCCTTCTTTGACGACCAGACGCGCGCTGCTGCCTTGAATGACGCCGTCGATCACGTCGGGCCGCTTCAGCGCCTCGGTCAGAATGGCCCGCCGCCCTTGGCTATGATCGCTCACCAGAAAGCTGCGGCCTTCCACGCGACGGGTAAGCTCGTTCGGCGGGCCGTGGTAGAGTGCCTGGCCTTCGTTGAGCAGCAGCACGGAGGCGCAGCGTTCGGCCTCATCGAGATAGGCCGTGCTCCAGACCACGCCGATTCCTTCCTCGACCAGGTCGTACACCATCCGCCACAGCTCGCGACGCGAAATCGGGTCGACGCCCACGCTCGGCTCGTCGAGCAGCATCAGCCGCGGCCGATGGATCAGGGCGCAGGCCAGACCGAGCTTCTGCTTCATGCCGCCCGACAGTCTGCCGGCCAAGCGGTCGGTGAACGGCTCGAGCGTGGTGAAGTCGAGCAGCCGAGCGAACGTTTCCTCGCGCTCGGCGCCGGTCACGCCGCGCAGATCGGCGTAGAGATTGAGGTTCTCCTCGACCGTCAGGTCTTCGTACAGCCCGAATCGCTGCGGCATGTAGCTGATCGTCTCCCGCAGCTCGCAAGTTTCCGCTCGCGGGTCGCAGCCGCACACGGTGAGCGTTCCTTCGTCGGCCAGCAGCAGACCGGCCAAGAGCCGCATGAGGGTGGTCTTGCCCGCGCCATCGGGTCCGACCAGCCCGGTGACTTCGCCCGCGGCCACGCGCAGGTCGAGCCGATCGACGGCCGGCCTCGCCTGGTCGGCAAAGCGTTTGGTGAGGGCCGTGGCCTCGACAAGGTAGGTGGCGGCAGCGGGCACGTGAGGGTTCAGGTTGGGATGAGGGATGAGGGATGAGGGATGAACCCTCAAACGGGCAACTCAATCCGAAATCGTGCGCCGGTTTCGGAGTCGACGCACTCTATCGTACCCTCGTGCTGCACTTTTATGGCCCCCCGAAAAAAAATCGCCGGTGCAGGAACGACTTGCAGGAAGAGCCTTTCCGCCTTGGCCAAGAAGGCGGGCCGGCGGTCAGATTATCTTCAACGGGAACCATTGCCATCGCCCGCGAGAACGCTTATGGTGAATGCCAACGGCCGGACAAGAGCATCGGATGCCTTCACAACCGCAAAAACCATGACCGCTTTGCCTTGACGACATGGCGCGGCGGCCAGCCATTGGGAGCCGCTCAGATGAACGTGAGTCTCGCTCGACATGCCATCTCGAAGTCTCTCGTCGCCTTTCTCGTGGCGTCGACGTTACCCGGTTGCGGCGAACACCAAAATGCCGCGGTCGACCGGCCTTCGTTTACAATAACCTTTGGTGAGGGCTGTGGCTCACTTGGGCCCGCGCCCGATTTGATCGGCACTCGGCCAGGGGAATGGCAGGTCACCGAATGGATCAACAGTGGGCCTTTGCGGCTGGACGATCTGCGGGGCAAGGTGGTGCTGGTTCGCTGGTTCATGGATCCCTCCTGCCCCGATTGCTCCGCCACCGCGCCGGCGTTGCGCGAATTCGACGAGCTTTACCGAGACGCCGGGCTGGTGGTTGCGGGCATGTTCCACAACTCCGAACGGCCGCTCGATGAAGTTCGAGAAATCGTCAAACAATACGGCTACGCATTCCCGGTCGCCATCGACCGGGAGACCGTCACGCGCCGCCAGTGGACTCTGGGAGGCGACGACTGCGGATACAGCGACCCCTACCGGAGCGTGACCTTTTTGCTCGACCGTCGGGGCTTCGTCCGGCATGTGCATCGGGTCGGACGGTATGTGAAAGGCGACGCGGACTACGAACAGATGCGGTCGGCGATCGAGCGGCTGCTTCTGGACGAATCCCGTTTGGACGAACTCCTCGACCGGCCGGAGGGACGTCGATTCACCGAGGCGGAGCGGCATGAATTGGAGTCGCTGGCGAAGGCCAACGAACGGGTGCCGTTGATCCGCATACAAGCGATCGGAGCGGCGGAGAAGGAGGCGAATGAGAATGCGCCAACGGGTTCTCACGGTGGCACGAGCCAAGACTGACGCGCAATCGACAGGTCCAAAACGCCGACCTGCGAAAGCTAAGAGAAGACAGAAGAGAGTGGGGGGCGGCGAATCCCCTGGTCTTACTAGGAAAGGAGTAAACTCATGTTGCAAAGCAGACTGCGAACATTGGCGGCCGAATGGGCGCGGGCCAACGCGCCGATCGTCGAAGCCGACTTGCTGTCCAGCTTCGACCATGCGGTCCAGCGCGGGGTGAATTGCACGTTTGCCATCGGTCGAGAGCTGACGAAGGCGAGAAAGCCTCGCCTGCTCTCCTGCTATTCTGGGGAACTCTTCGTGTTCGAGTTGAGCCAGCGTCAGGCCCAGAGCTTCAATGCCCTCGATCATACCATGGAATGCGTCGAATGCGGGCCAAGCTTGGAGATTCCGCCAGGCGCTCGCCCGCCGATCGACATCGGCGAACTGCACATTGACCACGCCGACCGGCTCAGCCCCGATCAGCCGATTCAAGGGCGCGTCGAATATGAGCTGCGCGAAGAGTTCGATTTCTCAGGGACGGTCTGCTTGTCGATGGCATTCGCGTTGGGCGACCGCTGTCTCACCACCCGCTATCATTACCCTTTCCCTCCGCTGCGCCTGTCGCCCAAAGGCAACATGGATTTCACTTTCAACTCGGTGGCGACGAGCCAAGGCGCCGCGAAAGATTGGTCCGGCCCGATCGTGGCCCACGTGCGGCTTTTGGGAACCATGCATCCCCAATCGCCCGACGGCCGCGTTCCCATGAGCAACACTTGCGCCCTACTGCTTGACGTGCTATGACCCAACCCCACGAGATCGATCCCTTGCTGGCTCGTTTAGAGGAAGATGGCCGATTCGCCGTCGTGCTCTGGGGGCGATGGGACGAAGACGGCAATCCGCTGGACGACAGCTTTGACATTCGCGCCTCCCTGAACATGTCCGCGGACGACGTCCGGAAGTCCGTTGTCGGCGCATCGACGCTGCTCGACGCCGACTTGGCCCTGGTCGTTCGCAAGTACCTCCGCGAAAGGCAAGGCAAGCAGCTTACCCTGGAAGAGGAACTCGACATCGTGCTGGAGTGGCTGGAAGACAAGGGACAAAAGGCACTTGTCGCGACTTGGCCGGCGGACCGCGCCGGCGGAAACGGCCACCGTTCGGCCGACGCCGGACCGCAAATCAGGACCACATCGGACATGGGTGAAGGCGAAGTGGTCGCCCACTTGCTGGGGCTGGCCGCCAGAATCAATCCCAAGTTCCGCGCAATGGTCGCGGCGGTGTTAAAAAAGGATTTGCGCTAAGCACAAGTCAGTCGCTGCCGGAAAACGCCTGTGGGGCGGATCCGATGCCGAAGTGCGCGCACAAAAAAAGCCGTCGCAGGCGGGGCAGGTACCTGGGCGGCTCGTCAACCATTGCTGATCGACGCCCTAAGAATAACCGATGCCGCAAAGATTGCAAGCCCCCCGGAAAAAATTTTTTCAGCCGGTCCAGGACTCTCAGCTCGCGAAAATCTTATCCATCAGCAGGGCGATCTTCTGCAGCCGCTCGCGGCCGCCGCCGGGTATTTCCGCCGTGGCCCAACCGTGGTAGCCGATCTCGCGAAACGCCGTCATCACGGCGTGCCAGTCGTTGTCGCCTTCCAGCAGCTCTACGCCAAAACCTTTGCCCAGCCCCTCTTCGCGCATCTTCTTGAGGCTGAATTCCTTGATGTCGACCTTCAGAATGCGCTTGCCCAGCACGCGAATCCAGTCCTCCGGATAGCCGTAGCGCATCACGTTGCCCACGTCGAAATAGGCCCCCACGTAGGGCGATTCGAACTCGTCGATATAACGTGCCTCTTCGATCGGGCTGAGCAGAAAATCGTTCCACACGTTTTCGATGGCGATCTTGATGTTCAATTCGCCGGCCAGCGGCAGCGCCTTGCGAATCTCTTCCTGCGAGCGTTTGTAGACGTCGGCGTAGGAAACGCGGCCCCGCTCGACCTTGCCGGCCACCAGCAGCACCGTCGTGCCGCCGTAGGTTTTGGAATCGCGCAGGGCCTGCTCCAGGGCCTTCACGCCTTTGGCCCGCACGGCGGCGTCGGGATGCGAGAGCGTGTCGTTCCAATGCACCGAGTCGACCACGCCGTGGATCGGCAGCCCGGTCTCGTCACGGGCACGAAGCACTTCGCTTTTGTCGAGCGAGTTGGGGGCGTCGAGCTCCATTCCGTCGAAGCCGAGTTCTTTCATCAACTTGAACTTGTCGAGCACCGAGCCATCGATCTGGATCATGCCCCACTTCACAGCCTTTTTCATGGTCTTGGCAGTGCCGTCGGCCAGCGAGTTTGCGCCCGAAGACAATGCCCCCGCCGCGGCCAGCGTCGCGCCGGCGGTGTGCAAAAAACTACGACGATCGAGTGGTCGAGGCGACGGCATGGTTGTTCCAGGATGGGGTGCAGTTATAGTGATGAGTCGAGTATAGCTACGCGCTGCGCCGTTTCAACCTTTTGACGACCATCTGGAGAAGCCTGCCATGACCCGGACCCAACGCGGAATCTCACTGGCCCGACTTTGGATTTTGGACTTCGGACTGTGGACTTTTCTCTGCGTCGCAATCTTCACGACCCCGCTTTTCGCTGCCGAGCCCTTCGCCGGCACGAAGCCGCTGGAGATCGAAGGCGACCTGGCCGACCTGATGGTGCAAGGCATCGACCGCTTATTACTCAACCAGATCGACGCCTCGGTCGAACGCCGCTCGCGCTACTGGAAACGCGATTTCTCGTCGGCCGAAAAATACAACGAATCGGTGGCCGAGAACCGCCGGCACCTGGCCAAGATCATCGGCGCGTTCGATCCGCGCGAACCGGTCACGGCCCTGGAATACATCGAAACGACCAGCCACAAGGCGCTGGTGGGCCGCGGCGACGGATACGAGGTCTATGCCGTCCGTTGGCCGGTGCTGCGCGGCATGAAGGGCGAAGGACTGCTGCTCGTGCCGGTCGACAAGAAGCCGGTGGCCGACGTGGTGGCGGTGCCCGACGCCGATCAGACGCCAGAGATGATCGTGGGCCTCCTGCCGGGTGTCGAGCCGGAGGCGCAGTTTGCCCGGCGGTTGGCCGAAAGCGGCTGCCGTGTGGTGGTGCCGACGCTCATCGACCGGGCCGACACGTTTTCGATTGCCGGCGGCGGTGCCCGGCCAACCAACCAGCCGCACCGTGAATTCATCTATCGCCAGGCATTCGAGATGGGTCGGCACATCATCGGCTACGAGGTGCAAAAGATTCTGGCGGTCGTCGACTGGTTCACGAATGAGGCCAAAGGGGGCGACGCCAAGATCGGCGTCTACGGTTACGCCGAAGGCGGGCTGTTGGCGCTCTACGCTGGGGCACTTGACACGCGGATCGACGTGACCTGCGTGAGCGGCTACTTTGGGCCGCGTGAGCAGGTGTGGGGCGAACCAATCTATCGTAACGTCTTCGGTCTGCTCGATGAATTCGGTGACGCGGAGATCGCCAGCCTGGTCGCGCCACGAGCTTTAATCATTGAGGCCAGTCTTGCACCGAGGATCGATGGTCCGCGCGCACCTCATGACGGCCGAAGCGGCGCGGCGCCGGGCAGGTGGGAATCCCCAAGCACGGATGCCGTGAAGGCGGAGTGGGACCGCGTGCGGCAATGGGTCGCAAAGCGACATCCTGCGTTATCGCACCTTTCACTGCTAAGTGCGCAGGGAAAACCCGGCGTGGAGCTAGGTGCGGCACTTGGCGGCTTTTTGAAGACACTGGCTGGGGCAAAAGCTGCCTCACCCGGCCAGGTGCCCACCTACGATCGCCCCGGCTTCAATCCACAAGGACGCCTCAAGCGGCAGCTCGACGAAATGACCGAATACACGCAGCAGCTAATGCGTGAAGGCGAATACACGCGAAAGGCGCTCTGGGCGAAAGCCAACCGCTCGTCGGTCGATTCGTGGCGCGAGACCACGGCCCAATACCGCAAGATGTTCGCCGACGAGGTCGTCGGCCGCTTCGAACTCGACCGCCTGCCGCCGAACCCCCGCAGCCGCAAAGTGTACGACGAGGCCAAATACACGGGCTACGACGTGGTGCTCGACGTTTTCCCGGAAGTCTTCGCCTACGGCATCCTGCTGGTGCCCAAGGACATCAAGCAGGGTGAACAGCGGCCGGTGGTGGTTTGCCAGCATGGGCTGGAAGGTCGCCCGCAAGACGTGGCCGATCCCAAGATCAACAATCCCGCCTATAACCAGTTCGCCATTCGATTGGCCGAGCGGGGCTTCATCACCTTCTCGCCTCAGAACCCGTATATCTTCAAGGACCGCTTCCGCACCTTGCAGCGCAAGAGCAACCCCTTGCGCAAGACGCTGTTCTCGACGATCGTGCCGCAACACCAGCAGATCACCGACTGGCTGGCCTCGCTGCCGATGGTCGATGCCAAGCGGATCGGCTTCTATGGGCTGTCGTACGGCGGCAAGTCGGCGATGCGCATTCCGGCGCTGGTCGATCGCTACGCGTTGTCGATCTGCTCGGCCGATTTCAACGAATGGATCTGGAAGAACACGTCGATCCGCTCGCCCTACAGCTACGTGGGCACGATGGAGTACGAAATCTTCGAGTTCGACTTGGGCAACACCTTCAACTACGCGGAGATGGCCGGGCTGATTTGCCCGCGGCCCTTCATGGTCGAACGCGGCCATCACGACGGCGTGGCGCCCGACGAGTGGGTGGCCTATGAGTTCGCGAAAGTGCGGCTGCTCTATTCCGACTTGAAGATACCCGAGCGGACGACGATCGAGTTCTTCGACGGCCCGCACACGATCCACGGCGTGGGGACGTTCGCCTTTTTGCACCAGCATCTGAACTGGCCGGAGCCGGCTGTCCCGGCAGCCGCGAAATAGCGCCTCGGAGTTTCTACTGCCAAACGCTTGACCCCGCCGGGCGAGCAATGATAATGACTCCTGCCACGTTTCAGCCCTTACGGCGTACATCGTCCCGTGCGGCGAGTCGCCGGACGCACGACGCCGATTACTTTCTCCGCGAGACGACCATGCGATTGGCCGCACTGCTCTTATTGACGCTGACGGTTTCCGTCGGCCACGTTTCTTCCGCCTCCGGCCAGTATGGCTTCTGGCCGTACGGCGGCTATGCCTCCACGCCCGGCGAAGGCGCCGCCCTGGGCATGGCCGCCATGGTCCGCTCGGCCGGCATGGCCACCATGGCCGCCGGCAAGGGCGCCGAGGCGACCGCCCAGGCCGCCAGCACGTTCGAAGACGCCCGGTCGAAGTATATGGACAACCAAATCAAATACACGCAGGTCTACACCGAGCGGCAAAGGTTTTTGCAATCGCAACGCGAGGCCCGGCGCCGGCCGCCGCCTTCGGCCGAGCAGCTCTATCGGATCTCGCAGCAGCGGCTGCCCAAGGCGCTCTCTCCCAGCCAGCTCGATCCCGTCACCGGGGCGATTTCCTGGCCGCTGGTGCTGAGAGACGAATCGTTCGACTCGTATCGTGAAACGTCCCAAAAGTTCTTTCGCGATGCCGTGGCGAATCCGCAAACCTTCACCTACGACGCCTACAGCCAACTTCAAGAAACCAGCGGCGAGTGCCTGGCCTTATTGAAGTCGCGGATCAAAGAGTACCGCCCCAACGATTACATTCAGGCCAAGAACTTCGTCGAGAGCCTCACCTACGCGGCTCAACAACTGTAATGTGAGGAACCATCGATGACGCCCCAACCTTTTAAGACTCTGCTGCCGGCGGTGGCCGCCCTGCTGTGGGCGGCCGCGGCCCTGGCGGCCGACGACGCCGCTTCGCTCGGCAAAGCGCTGGCCGGCGCCAGCCCCCACGAGCGTGCCAAAGCCGCCGACGGACTGGCCGATCTCGGCCCCAAGGCCAAATCGGCCGTTCCCGCCCTCGTCGCAGCACTGGCAGACAAAGACGCCAACGTCCGCGGTCATGCCGCCTACGCCCTGGGGCAGATCGGCGACCAACGCGCGGCGGTGGTCACCGGGCTGTTCTCGCTGGCCGGCGACCGTGATCCGCTCGTGCGTCGCACGGCCATCCGCGCGTTGCGAAGCCTCAAGCTGCCGCGCAACGTGGTGCTGCCCAAGATGGTCAAGGCGCTTAAGAGCGCCGCTCCGGCCGACGCGGCCGCCATCCTATCGACCCTAGCCGAGGCGGGCGAAGAGGCGGTGCCCTTCCTCACCGAGTGCCTCGCCGATAAAGAGGCCTGCTATTGGGCCTGCCTGGCGCTGGCCGACATCGGGCCGGCCGCCAAGAGCGCCGTACCGGAGCTGGCCAAACTCCGCGACCGCGAGGAGCCGACCGTGCGGTTGCAAGCGTTCGTGGCCCTGGGCGAGATCGGTCCGGCCGCGAAGTCGGCGGTGCCCATGATCGTCAAAAGCCTGGAGACCGACAAAAACGCGGGCGTGCGTTACGCGGCCGCCTTCGCGCTGGGGCAAATCGGCGCCGGCGACAAGCGGACCCGCGCCGCGCTGGCCAAAGGAATTGAGAGTGATGACGCATTTTTGCAGATCGTCTCGGCCTGGGCGTTGGCCCGCGTAGCCAAAGACGACCAGCCGCTGCACGACAAGGCGACCAAATTGATTCTGGAGGGCCTGAAGTCCGAGAAGGTCGACGTGCGTCGCGCGGCGGCCCGCGCGCTGGCCGAGATCAACCCGCCGCCGGAAATGGTTGCTCCGGTGCTCATCAAGGCGATTCACGACAATGACCCCTCGGTCATCGGCAACGCCGTCGACGCCTTGGCCTCGCTGGGGACGAAGATCGTGCCGCGTCTGGCGAACAACGCGCTGAAGAACAAAGACCTGCGGCTCTATGCGGTGCGCGTGCTGGCCAAGATCGGCCCCGACGCCAAGGAAGCCGCGCCGGCATTGGCCGAAACGCTTGCGGACGCCACGGGCGACTACCGCCGCGAAGCACAATACGTTCTGGGCCTGTTTGGCGCTGATTCGGCCCCCGCCGTGCCCGAACTGATCAAGTCGCTCTCCAGCGACGACGATCGCGTCCGCAACAGCGCGATCTATGCCTTGGGCAAGATCGGCCCCGCCGCCAAGGCCGCTTCGCCGGAGCTGCGCAAACTGCTGGCCGGCGACGACGACTTCGCCCGTTTCGGCGCCACTTGGGCGTTGGTGCGGATCGACCCCAAGGATCCGAAGATGGTGGCGGCCGCGGTGCCGGCGCTCGTCAAGGGCCTCTCAGACGAGCGTCCGCTGGTTCGGGCGGAATCCGCCGCCACACTGGGCGAGTTGGGGCCGGCGGCCAAATCGGCCCTGCCCGAACTGAAGAAGGCGGCGGAAGACCCCGAGCAACCGGTGAGCGACGCGGCCAGGCAGGCCATCGAGCGGATCAACGGCGGCAAGGGCTAACCTGCCTAACCAAGCTCGGCTAGTTGCAATCCACGGACGTTGATGCGATAATCCGAGCATAACCCACCTTTAGGTTCCTTAAACTTTCCTGCCCGGAAGGAGCCACGCATGATCCTGCCCGTCAGCCGTTCGGCCTTGGCCGCTGCGGTTCTGTTGTTGTTATGCTACCCGCTGGAGTCGTTCGCCG
This genomic interval from Pirellulales bacterium contains the following:
- a CDS encoding ATP-binding cassette domain-containing protein — its product is MPAAATYLVEATALTKRFADQARPAVDRLDLRVAAGEVTGLVGPDGAGKTTLMRLLAGLLLADEGTLTVCGCDPRAETCELRETISYMPQRFGLYEDLTVEENLNLYADLRGVTGAEREETFARLLDFTTLEPFTDRLAGRLSGGMKQKLGLACALIHRPRLMLLDEPSVGVDPISRRELWRMVYDLVEEGIGVVWSTAYLDEAERCASVLLLNEGQALYHGPPNELTRRVEGRSFLVSDHSQGRRAILTEALKRPDVIDGVIQGSSARLVVKEGARPPDANELGTPGLQVHPTPPRFEDAFVDLLGGAHKIESPLGSTVNHRDERRAANGRQILVEANALTKRFGDFTAADTISFQIERGEIFGLLGPNGAGKSTTFKMMCGLLKPTAGSAEVAGADLYRAGGAARSRLGYMAQKFSLYGDLSLRQNLRFFAGVYGVPRRRRGETIDRMIETFGLEDYLEVNAGALPLGFKQRLALACAVMHDPPVLFLDEPTSGVDPLTRRDFWSHINAMVERGVTAMITTHFMDEAEYCDRIGLIYQGHVIAEGSPDDLKQRVRRDERQEPTLEDAFIALVGHYDAKTS
- a CDS encoding redoxin domain-containing protein, whose product is MIGTRPGEWQVTEWINSGPLRLDDLRGKVVLVRWFMDPSCPDCSATAPALREFDELYRDAGLVVAGMFHNSERPLDEVREIVKQYGYAFPVAIDRETVTRRQWTLGGDDCGYSDPYRSVTFLLDRRGFVRHVHRVGRYVKGDADYEQMRSAIERLLLDESRLDELLDRPEGRRFTEAERHELESLAKANERVPLIRIQAIGAAEKEANENAPTGSHGGTSQD
- a CDS encoding sugar phosphate isomerase/epimerase family protein, translated to MPSPRPLDRRSFLHTAGATLAAAGALSSGANSLADGTAKTMKKAVKWGMIQIDGSVLDKFKLMKELGFDGMELDAPNSLDKSEVLRARDETGLPIHGVVDSVHWNDTLSHPDAAVRAKGVKALEQALRDSKTYGGTTVLLVAGKVERGRVSYADVYKRSQEEIRKALPLAGELNIKIAIENVWNDFLLSPIEEARYIDEFESPYVGAYFDVGNVMRYGYPEDWIRVLGKRILKVDIKEFSLKKMREEGLGKGFGVELLEGDNDWHAVMTAFREIGYHGWATAEIPGGGRERLQKIALLMDKIFAS
- a CDS encoding dienelactone hydrolase family protein → MTRTQRGISLARLWILDFGLWTFLCVAIFTTPLFAAEPFAGTKPLEIEGDLADLMVQGIDRLLLNQIDASVERRSRYWKRDFSSAEKYNESVAENRRHLAKIIGAFDPREPVTALEYIETTSHKALVGRGDGYEVYAVRWPVLRGMKGEGLLLVPVDKKPVADVVAVPDADQTPEMIVGLLPGVEPEAQFARRLAESGCRVVVPTLIDRADTFSIAGGGARPTNQPHREFIYRQAFEMGRHIIGYEVQKILAVVDWFTNEAKGGDAKIGVYGYAEGGLLALYAGALDTRIDVTCVSGYFGPREQVWGEPIYRNVFGLLDEFGDAEIASLVAPRALIIEASLAPRIDGPRAPHDGRSGAAPGRWESPSTDAVKAEWDRVRQWVAKRHPALSHLSLLSAQGKPGVELGAALGGFLKTLAGAKAASPGQVPTYDRPGFNPQGRLKRQLDEMTEYTQQLMREGEYTRKALWAKANRSSVDSWRETTAQYRKMFADEVVGRFELDRLPPNPRSRKVYDEAKYTGYDVVLDVFPEVFAYGILLVPKDIKQGEQRPVVVCQHGLEGRPQDVADPKINNPAYNQFAIRLAERGFITFSPQNPYIFKDRFRTLQRKSNPLRKTLFSTIVPQHQQITDWLASLPMVDAKRIGFYGLSYGGKSAMRIPALVDRYALSICSADFNEWIWKNTSIRSPYSYVGTMEYEIFEFDLGNTFNYAEMAGLICPRPFMVERGHHDGVAPDEWVAYEFAKVRLLYSDLKIPERTTIEFFDGPHTIHGVGTFAFLHQHLNWPEPAVPAAAK
- a CDS encoding HEAT repeat domain-containing protein, yielding MTPQPFKTLLPAVAALLWAAAALAADDAASLGKALAGASPHERAKAADGLADLGPKAKSAVPALVAALADKDANVRGHAAYALGQIGDQRAAVVTGLFSLAGDRDPLVRRTAIRALRSLKLPRNVVLPKMVKALKSAAPADAAAILSTLAEAGEEAVPFLTECLADKEACYWACLALADIGPAAKSAVPELAKLRDREEPTVRLQAFVALGEIGPAAKSAVPMIVKSLETDKNAGVRYAAAFALGQIGAGDKRTRAALAKGIESDDAFLQIVSAWALARVAKDDQPLHDKATKLILEGLKSEKVDVRRAAARALAEINPPPEMVAPVLIKAIHDNDPSVIGNAVDALASLGTKIVPRLANNALKNKDLRLYAVRVLAKIGPDAKEAAPALAETLADATGDYRREAQYVLGLFGADSAPAVPELIKSLSSDDDRVRNSAIYALGKIGPAAKAASPELRKLLAGDDDFARFGATWALVRIDPKDPKMVAAAVPALVKGLSDERPLVRAESAATLGELGPAAKSALPELKKAAEDPEQPVSDAARQAIERINGGKG